In Bacteroidota bacterium, the sequence CAGCGATTAAAACAAAATAATAAAAGGCAATTTGCGACCCTTTATATTCCTCAGTCACTTTTGGAAATAATCTTATCCAATTCATTACAAATGTTCCCTATTATTGATTTCTTTATGGCGCCCTGACGTACCGCGACTAAGCTGCATGCGACTCTGCGAGTCATAGGCTCGAAGAGCGGCAACGTGCAGCATTTTGTTTGTGGTTCGTTGCACGGACGTGACAGTCGTTCATTTCAGCTTCTTTTGTTTTTCGCGCGGCGCATTTGCCGATGGCCGGTTACGTCAGCTTGTGCCGTTAGTTATGGTGGCTTTCTTAGCAATGACCTTCCTTCTATAATTAGAAATATTTATAAATGATGCAATTCCCGCAATGCCTTCAAATATTATGATCAGTAAAGATTTATTTGATGAACTATAATTATAGAAATCATGGACACAGACACTTAAGAACACTACTCCAACAACAAACCAAACAATCATCGTTTTTTTCTTTGCTCATGTATACTCCTGATTATTCTTAAGCCACCAAATAAACAGCGACTAACCTGCGACCACGTACAATTTCATTAAAACACAAAACCTCCATCATCAAGAACGAATCAGGAGGTTCATCTGTAACCGTTCCGCCCCGAATTGGTTATATAATTGGACAAATGTAGAAGTTAAGGAGGGAAGAGTCAAGAAATAAAAAGGTCCGGCACCTACATCGGCACCGGGCAATGATAACGAATTTGAACTGCTTACTTCAACAGCATCATCTTCTTCACCTGTATCTTCCCGTCAAACTCCAACGGCGAAAAATAGATCCCGCTCGAGGATTCGATCCGTTGAACTCCTCCAGGCTGAACTCCCCAACTTGTTTCGTCAATTAATTTTCCCCGGGGAAGAACAATCTTCTCCTGGATAATCGAAGATCTGCTATCTACGCTGGACGATCTATCAAGAAGGTTCAACAATATGTGGGAACTCTGAGGTATGAAATGAATCGTTCACTAAAAGCTTACATGTGACCTCGCATGGAATTCACTTCTATTGAGATTTAGGAGACTGCCTGTTTTCTAAGGTCGCTGGAGCAACAAAAAGCCCCTGTGTTTACAGGGGCTTTTGCATTTCCGGCGACACCGAGTAACCAAAATGTAACTGAGAATTGCTGTCTTTCAATAGCGTTTTCACAAAGTTACTTCATTACGATCAACTTCCTTGTCTGAACGAATGCTCCCGCCTGCAGTCTATAGAAGTACACTCCGCTCGCTAACGAGCTCGCATCGAAAGTCACCGAGTGAGCACCCGCAGTCTGACGTTCGCTGATTATGGTCTTGACTTCTCTCCCAAGCACATCGTATACGTTCAACGTCACAACAGTATTCATTGGTAATTGATAACTGATGACTGTTGTTGGATTGAACGGGTTTGGAAAATTCTGTTCCAACGAATACACTTCTGGTCTGCGAGCGGGGTGCAGATCCTTAACGAACGTCTCCGGAAAGTTGCTGTCAACAAAATACAGCCATTGCAGTTGGAAAAGTTCTTCCGAGCCGGTCCCGACAAATTTCAGATACACATCATGATTGCCGGTGACGGGTGATGCCACCTTTGCGGCAAAAGTCTTAAAAACGCCGGAAGAGCCGGTGTTGCTGATATTGCAGACCGCTATTTTGTTGCCTGTATCAAGAGAATCAAGCCACACTTCTACAGTACCTCCCAATGAGGCACAAGAAGCGACGATCATGACCGAGTCGCTTTTCTTCGGATATTTGTCCGCATTGCCAAATTCTACTCCCGCATAGAGTGCCCAATCGTTGTTGTGAATATTGTCGAGTACGGCAATGCCCTGGGTTGGGGCTGACCGTGCGGTGCCGTTCTGATTGGCTGGGCATTCCGCAAGCATCGGTGTATGAGCGTCGCGGTAAATATAGAGATCGAAATACGCAGGACTGTTTTGAACAAACACACCCTGCCGGTTGCCTGTCCATGAGTTATAGTTTGGCTGCAAACCGTCCATTCCCGATGTATTGAAGCTGCTTCCCACCTGAGTCCAATCATAACCGTCGACGCTCCAATAGCCCGTCATTGTATGATTTACTCGAACCAGTTTCAACCATACGGCATCCCCCGCGTTGTTTGGAGTCTGGTAATAAGTTCCGTTATAAGAACATGCGATGACCGTATGACCCGATGAATCAACGGTGCTGTAGAGCTTTATGCTCAGAGTCTGCAGACCGTTAAACACCCAAATTCCGGCTTGATCGGCAGGAGTTTTCGGATCGAATTCCAATTGGGTAATGATCGAGTAATTATGTTCGCCGTCATTTTTTATCACCGTATTGATTTTCCCCTTTGGCGATAATCGCAGCCATCCTGGGCGATCGGTGAGCGAGTATGTATTGTCAGGCGTGTAACCTAAAAACGACCACTCAGGATTCAACGTTGCGGAATTGAAAAAATCAGAATGAGGGACCATCCATGGGATACCGCTGCTCGGCAGTTTAGGGGCGGTCTTGGGGACGTTGATCGGATAATCTGCTGTCGGCTTGCCGCTGGTATCATAGCTTACCTCGTTGACCAATCCCTGCCGTCCCTGACCGTACCATTCATTACCATTGGCATTCCGCCACAATGGATGAATAACCCAGCTAGTGCTGTCGTTAAGCATGACGACGCCGGATGAATGATTCGGGTTTTGGAACAGTGCGCCGGAGATCTGACGGTCGGTAAGATTAAAGAAGTCACCCAGAAGCGTCCACGAAGATTGGTCCCCGGTTAGTTTGGAACTTCGGAGAACCTTTTGCCCGCCGGACACGTCGCGTGCAAAACTGTAGTAATAATACCCTTTATACTTCCACATCACGGGTCCCTCCGCCCAACTGTACGGGTACGAAGGGGCCGGATTGATCCAGCATAAATTATAGATCGCCCCGTTGGGTTGTCCGTCATCCCCTAATTGGACTATCCAATTGTTCACCTGGCCGTTCTTGACCAATAAGTACCAGGAGTTATCGTCGTCAATAAAAATGGAGTTGTCGTAGCCTAAGCCGGGAACGCTCGAAGGCGTACTCATTAACGTTGGCATGCTCCATGGTCCCTTGGGATCGCTTGCGGTAACAAAATACATCGAATTCGCTCGCGAAAAAAAATCCCAGTATTTATTATTATAGTGAACCATTTGCCCGCCCCAACATCCGCCCGCCGGCGTATCGCCGTAGTTTGACCATGAAGCCGACACCGGCTGCGCGACAGCTTCCCAATGAATAAGGTCTGTTGAGTGGTAGATGACCGGCGTTGGATTGAACGACGAGCCGGTGGTGTAAAAATCACTCCCCACCTTTGTCAACGTGCAATCAGGGTGGTCGCCGGGAATCACAGGATTTGTAAATGTGTCGAATGACATAGACTGGCCGGAACTATGGTTATACGCAGCAATATACAGCGCAAAAAAAACGACATGGACAATTTTCATAGGGCTCTTTCGTTAATTTTTTAATCGAGCTTATTCAGTCAGTCGAACGAGCTCGTTCCGAGATTCAGGCGCAAGCACTATCTGAGCAGCATCCATTTCTTCGTATCGACAAAATCGCATGCCCTCATCTGGCAAATGTAAACTCCGCTGGCAAGGCTCGGCTAAGAAATGCTTTTGTGGAGATGACCTGCCCCCCAAAAGATAATCCAATATAGTAGTATTAGGTAGAATAGTAAAAGGAGAAAACATCCGTGAGCCAATTTCTTACGGGTTAAAAGTACTAGAGAACATGGTGAAGGAATCTCCGGCGCTCTCTCCTTCGGCAAAGTTGCGGGCACAATTGAGGAGGAAGCCCTAAGCCTATTTGTTGGGGCTTATATCTAAAATCCTTTTTCAACTTTGAACATCTCAATGCCCATGCCTGATAGATATGGGCATTGTTATTTAGTCATCCAATTTTTCGAGCTTCGAGGCCAGCCTATTTTCGCTGTCTGGTCAGGCATGCTCGGAAAAGTCAAAAGCGGTTGATGCTGTTGAATTGACCAATTAAAATAGCTACCTTTTGTCGAAATGAATCCGTGGAACGTATGGAGGGACGAGCTGCGGATTTTTCACATAGAATCCTTTCGAACATTGAATAATTGGAAATTTAATGCCCACTCTTGATTGGATCGGGAAAAAGGCTGTCGTCAATCACCATACGCAAGTACCATACAGACTGTTGAAATGCGATCCATCTCTTTCAGCAGGCGACCCAGAGGCTGAGAATTTGCTGGTTCATGGAGACAATTTGCTTGCACTTAAGGCATTACTTCCATATTACGCCGGCGAAGTAAAATTTATTTATATCGATCCACCGTATAATACTGGAAACGAGGGCTGGAAATACAACGACAATGTAAATTCGCCCGATATCAGAGCGTGGCTTGATCAAGCCGTAGGAAAGGAAGGAGAAGACCTCTCCCGGCATGATAAGTGGCTGTGCATGATGTATCCGAGGTTAACTCTGCTACGAAAATTTTTACGAAAAGATGGTTTAATATTTATCTCCATTGATGATAACGAAGCATTTGCTCTGAAACCAATGTTGGATGAAATCTTCGGAGAAAACAACTTTGTTCAAGCTATTATTTGGAAAAATAAATACGGTCCAGGAGCGTTAACTAAAGGATTTGGTAATATTCATGAATATATTTTTTGTTATTCACGGAATCCAATATTAAGTATTGAAGCGCCTCTTAGTATTGAAGAAGCAAAAAAATATAGAGGGCGTGATTCCAAATATGAAGTTCGTGGTGGGTTTGTTACGCAACCTTTGGCAACAAGGAGTAAAGATGATAGACCAAATCTTGTATATCCCATATTATATAAAGGCGAAGAAATTTGGCCTGACAAGCAATGGATTTGGGCAAAAGAGCGAATGTTAAAAGCTCTTGAAAATGATGAGTTAGTAATAAAAAAAGCAAAGGGTAAGTGGAGCGTGAGATTTAAGCAATATTTGAGAGATGAGGATGGTCAGATAAGAATGGCAAAACCAATTTCTATTATGACAGGGCCATTTAATCAAGATGGTACGTGGGAAATAGAAAATATTTTTGGGACGAAGGTGTTTTCTAATCCTAAGCCTGTGGAATTGATAAAATACTTTGCGTCAATGGTTATTAATGGTAAACATGAAAAGGACGGATTTTTTCTAGATTCTTTCGCGGGATCTGGAAGCCTCGGGCAAGCTATTTTGGAATTAAACAAAGAGGATTTAGGCAAAAGAAAATTTCTTCTCGTGGAAATGGATTTGAATATTGCCAAAGGCATTACAGCTGATGACCTGCCCCCCAAAAGATGATCCAATATAGTATATTGGAAGTCATCAAAAAAGGAGGAAGGTCATGAGTCGGAAGCGGTATACTGCAGAGGAGATCATTAACAAGTTACACGAAGCAGAAGTGCTGCAGAGCCAGGGGAAGACGATCACCGAGGTGGCACGGCAGCTGGAGGTCAGTGAGATGACGTATTACAAGTGGCGGAAGGAGTACGGAGGCCTGAGAGTTGACCAGGCGAAGCGATTAAAGGAGCTGGAAGCAGAGAACGGCCGATTGCGGAAGGTCGTTGCCGATCTGACGATTGACAACTCGATCTTGAAGGAAGCAGCACGGGGAAACTTTTAAGCCCGGCGAAGAAGCGCCGGGCCGTGGAAGAGGTTCAAGAAAAGATCGGATACTCGGAGCGTCGAGTGTGCATGGTTCTGGAGCAGCCGCGCTCGACACAACGACAAGAACACCGGGTCAGTCAGGAACAAGGACTTCTCACACAGCGCATCACCGAACTGGCATGTGAATATGGACGTTACGGATACCGCCGGATAACGGCATTGCTGCGGAGTGAAGGCTGGCACGTCAACCACAAGAGAGTCGAACGAATATGGCGTCAGGAGGGGCTGAAAGTGCCGAAAAAGCAGCCCAAGCGGAGAAGACTCTGGTTCAACGATGGATCCTGCATACGCCTGCGGCCAGAACGAAAGGATCATGTCTGGAGTTACGATTTTGTTGCAGACAGAACGAGTAATGGAAAACCGTTGAGGATGCTCAACGTGATCGATGAATATACCAGAGAATGCCTGGCGATCAGGATCGATCGGAAGATTACATCGAACGATGTTGTGGAAGCGTTAGCAGAATTATTTGTGACGAGAGGAACTCCTGCTCATATAAGATCGGACAATGGACCGGAGTTTGTTGCTGATACAGTACGATCATGGCTGGGAAGACTCGGTGTGAAGACACTGTTCATCGAACCGGGAAGTCCGTGGGAGAACGGATACATCGAGTCATTTAACGGAAAGTTCAGAGACGAGTTGCTTAACGGAGAGATCTTTGATACAATTACGGAGGCGAAGGTTGTGACGGAAAGGTGGAGAAACACATACAATAAGCTCAGACCTCACAGCTCATTGAATTACAGACCACCGGCACCGGAGACATTTTATCCCCTTCAGTTAGCCAATGCCTGAAGGACAAAACTAAACTACGCACTGGCACATAAACTGGGGGCAGGTCACTGGCTAACCAGTCGCTCAAGCTGACGGAACCAGCCGTAGGCGATTTCGCCGCGCGACAGTACGGCGAGAATGATATGATCAGCAGATACGTCCGAACAATGAACTACATGGAACTAACAGTTCGCCGCCGCAGCTTGGCCGCGGTACGTTAGGGCGCATACTTATGAAAATTGATATTCGTCCTGTTATTGGATTCGATCAAAAGGCATTCATCACAGCCGTACAATCTAGCCGACGGCTTCATTATCCTTGGGTTTCGCCACCTTCGAATCCCGCGACATTCAAACGCTATCTAGAGAAGAACGATGGCATTACAAACTTCGGTTTTGTTGTATTCTTGCCATCTACAGGTCAATTGGTTGGTGTTGTAAATCTAACGAATGTCGTTTATGGACTATTTCGCAGTGGGTACCTGAGTTACTACGCATTCACAGGTTTTGAGCGTCAGGGATATATGCAGAAAGGATTACTGACTGTCGTCAGATATGCATTCACTAAACTGAAGTTGCATCGACTGGAAGCCAATATTCAACCCGGTAATGTTGCTTCTATTAAGCTTATTCGAAAATGTGGTTTTACCAAAGAAGGTTTCTCTCCTCTGTACCTTAAGATAGGTGGCCGTTGGCGAGATCATGAACGTTGGGCATTAGTCTGTGGCGTACGGCGTTTGCAGCCTAACCATGCACTCAATCTGACGGAAGGAGCGCGGATGCAATTTACCGCGCGTTGGAAAGTGAAAACATAAGTTAAAGGGTTTGGCGCTCGCGCGCCGGCATCTCAATTGGAAGGTTTTCGTTTCCGCAGCTTAGTGCCGGTCCGTTAGCGCGCATCTTCACTCATTTGAAGCTTTGCATATGAAAAAGACAAGCATTTCACTCTTGTTGCTATTTAACATCTCTTCGATGAACTCGCAGGATTTCATTTGGAAACAAATGTCAGGACCACAAGGTGGGTTGATTTCCACAATTTGTTTTACGGACAGTATTGTTTTTGCAGGAGGTATTAACGGTGTATTTAGAAGCACAGACAATGGAGATCATTGGAAATTTACCGGCCTTGCCAGTGATGAAGTAAAAAAAATCACTGCCATTGGAGATACTATTTGGGCTGGAACTGATCGCAATGGTGTTTACATAAGTGGCGATCAAGGACTAACTTGGAAAAAAGATAACAATG encodes:
- a CDS encoding GNAT family protein; the protein is MKIDIRPVIGFDQKAFITAVQSSRRLHYPWVSPPSNPATFKRYLEKNDGITNFGFVVFLPSTGQLVGVVNLTNVVYGLFRSGYLSYYAFTGFERQGYMQKGLLTVVRYAFTKLKLHRLEANIQPGNVASIKLIRKCGFTKEGFSPLYLKIGGRWRDHERWALVCGVRRLQPNHALNLTEGARMQFTARWKVKT
- a CDS encoding site-specific DNA-methyltransferase encodes the protein MPTLDWIGKKAVVNHHTQVPYRLLKCDPSLSAGDPEAENLLVHGDNLLALKALLPYYAGEVKFIYIDPPYNTGNEGWKYNDNVNSPDIRAWLDQAVGKEGEDLSRHDKWLCMMYPRLTLLRKFLRKDGLIFISIDDNEAFALKPMLDEIFGENNFVQAIIWKNKYGPGALTKGFGNIHEYIFCYSRNPILSIEAPLSIEEAKKYRGRDSKYEVRGGFVTQPLATRSKDDRPNLVYPILYKGEEIWPDKQWIWAKERMLKALENDELVIKKAKGKWSVRFKQYLRDEDGQIRMAKPISIMTGPFNQDGTWEIENIFGTKVFSNPKPVELIKYFASMVINGKHEKDGFFLDSFAGSGSLGQAILELNKEDLGKRKFLLVEMDLNIAKGITADDLPPKR
- a CDS encoding family 43 glycosylhydrolase; translated protein: MKIVHVVFFALYIAAYNHSSGQSMSFDTFTNPVIPGDHPDCTLTKVGSDFYTTGSSFNPTPVIYHSTDLIHWEAVAQPVSASWSNYGDTPAGGCWGGQMVHYNNKYWDFFSRANSMYFVTASDPKGPWSMPTLMSTPSSVPGLGYDNSIFIDDDNSWYLLVKNGQVNNWIVQLGDDGQPNGAIYNLCWINPAPSYPYSWAEGPVMWKYKGYYYYSFARDVSGGQKVLRSSKLTGDQSSWTLLGDFFNLTDRQISGALFQNPNHSSGVVMLNDSTSWVIHPLWRNANGNEWYGQGRQGLVNEVSYDTSGKPTADYPINVPKTAPKLPSSGIPWMVPHSDFFNSATLNPEWSFLGYTPDNTYSLTDRPGWLRLSPKGKINTVIKNDGEHNYSIITQLEFDPKTPADQAGIWVFNGLQTLSIKLYSTVDSSGHTVIACSYNGTYYQTPNNAGDAVWLKLVRVNHTMTGYWSVDGYDWTQVGSSFNTSGMDGLQPNYNSWTGNRQGVFVQNSPAYFDLYIYRDAHTPMLAECPANQNGTARSAPTQGIAVLDNIHNNDWALYAGVEFGNADKYPKKSDSVMIVASCASLGGTVEVWLDSLDTGNKIAVCNISNTGSSGVFKTFAAKVASPVTGNHDVYLKFVGTGSEELFQLQWLYFVDSNFPETFVKDLHPARRPEVYSLEQNFPNPFNPTTVISYQLPMNTVVTLNVYDVLGREVKTIISERQTAGAHSVTFDASSLASGVYFYRLQAGAFVQTRKLIVMK
- a CDS encoding IS3 family transposase (programmed frameshift), with translation MSRKRYTAEEIINKLHEAEVLQSQGKTITEVARQLEVSEMTYYKWRKEYGGLRVDQAKRLKELEAENGRLRKVVADLTIDNSILKEAAPGKLLSPAKKRRAVEEVQEKIGYSERRVCMVLEQPRSTQRQEHRVSQEQGLLTQRITELACEYGRYGYRRITALLRSEGWHVNHKRVERIWRQEGLKVPKKQPKRRRLWFNDGSCIRLRPERKDHVWSYDFVADRTSNGKPLRMLNVIDEYTRECLAIRIDRKITSNDVVEALAELFVTRGTPAHIRSDNGPEFVADTVRSWLGRLGVKTLFIEPGSPWENGYIESFNGKFRDELLNGEIFDTITEAKVVTERWRNTYNKLRPHSSLNYRPPAPETFYPLQLANA